From Lysobacter silvisoli, the proteins below share one genomic window:
- a CDS encoding dodecin family protein, giving the protein MAVAKIIELNASSKTSMEDAVKSGLKKCAESVKNIKGAWVNEIKVVTDDDGTVNEWRVNLRVTFVVE; this is encoded by the coding sequence ATGGCGGTCGCCAAGATCATCGAACTCAATGCCTCGTCCAAGACCAGCATGGAGGACGCGGTCAAGTCCGGGCTGAAAAAGTGCGCCGAATCGGTGAAGAACATCAAGGGCGCCTGGGTCAACGAAATCAAGGTGGTGACCGACGACGACGGCACCGTCAACGAGTGGCGGGTGAACCTGCGCGTGACCTTCGTAGTGGAGTGA
- a CDS encoding PilT/PilU family type 4a pilus ATPase: protein MSTIDFTSFLKLMAHQKASDLFITAGMPPSMKVHGKISPITQNPLTPQQSRDLVLNVMNPQQREEFEKTHECNFAIGVTGVGRFRVSCFYQRNQVGMVLRRIETKIPTVEELNLPPIIKTLAMTKRGIIIFVGATGTGKSTSLAAMIGYRNQNSTGHIITIEDPIEFVHKHEGCIITQREVGIDTDSWEAALKNTLRQAPDVIMIGEVRTREGMDHAIAFAETGHLVLCTLHANNANQAMDRIINFFPEDRRQQLLMDLSLNLKGVVAQQLIPTPDGKARRVAMEILLGTPLVQDYIRDGEIHKLKEVMKESVQLGMKTFDQALFELYQAGEISYEDALRYADSQNEVRLRIKLAQGGDARTLAQGLDGVEVAEVR, encoded by the coding sequence ATGAGCACCATCGACTTCACCTCGTTCCTCAAGCTGATGGCGCACCAGAAGGCCTCGGACTTGTTCATCACCGCCGGCATGCCGCCGTCGATGAAGGTCCACGGCAAGATCTCGCCGATCACCCAGAACCCGCTGACCCCGCAGCAGAGCCGCGACCTCGTGCTCAACGTGATGAACCCTCAGCAGCGCGAGGAGTTCGAGAAGACCCACGAGTGCAACTTCGCCATCGGCGTGACCGGCGTGGGCCGCTTCCGCGTGAGCTGCTTCTACCAGCGCAACCAGGTCGGCATGGTGCTGCGCCGCATCGAGACCAAGATCCCGACGGTGGAAGAGCTGAACCTGCCGCCGATCATCAAGACGCTGGCGATGACCAAGCGCGGCATCATCATCTTCGTCGGCGCCACCGGTACCGGTAAGTCGACCTCGCTGGCGGCGATGATCGGCTACCGCAACCAGAATTCGACCGGTCACATCATCACCATCGAGGATCCGATCGAATTCGTGCACAAGCACGAGGGCTGCATCATCACCCAGCGCGAGGTCGGCATCGACACCGACAGCTGGGAGGCGGCGCTGAAGAACACGCTGCGCCAGGCGCCGGACGTGATCATGATCGGCGAGGTGCGCACCCGCGAGGGCATGGACCACGCGATCGCCTTCGCCGAAACCGGTCACCTGGTGCTGTGCACCCTGCACGCCAACAACGCCAACCAGGCGATGGACCGCATCATCAACTTCTTCCCTGAGGACCGTCGTCAACAGTTGCTGATGGACCTGTCGCTGAACCTCAAGGGCGTGGTCGCGCAGCAGCTGATCCCGACCCCGGACGGCAAGGCGCGCCGGGTGGCGATGGAAATCCTGCTCGGCACGCCGCTGGTGCAGGACTACATCCGCGACGGCGAGATCCACAAGCTGAAGGAAGTGATGAAGGAATCCGTGCAGCTGGGCATGAAGACCTTCGATCAGGCCCTGTTCGAGCTCTATCAGGCCGGCGAGATCAGCTACGAGGACGCGCTGCGCTACGCCGACTCGCAGAACGAAGTGCGTCTGCGCATCAAGCTGGCCCAGGGCGGCGACGCGCGCACGCTGGCGCAAGGCCTGGACGGCGTGGAAGTGGCGGAAGTGCGCTAA
- a CDS encoding YggS family pyridoxal phosphate-dependent enzyme yields MRAHALHGILHQLDNAARHSQRPVPQLLAVSKTQDATAVAELAAAGQRAFGENYVQEAAGKTAALAGLGLEWHLIGHLQSNKAAQAAQLFDWVQTVDRPKLVAALARHRDPQTAPLQVLIQANIDDEASKHGCRPEDAPALAAAIAAQPRLRLRGLMVIPAPHAEPERRRPAFRRSRELFEALRAAHPQVDTLSMGMSDDYAIAIEEGATMVRIGTALFGARPPKTSP; encoded by the coding sequence GTGCGCGCGCACGCCCTGCACGGCATCTTGCACCAGTTGGATAACGCCGCGCGCCATTCGCAGCGGCCAGTACCGCAGCTGCTGGCGGTGAGCAAGACCCAGGATGCGACCGCCGTCGCGGAACTGGCGGCGGCCGGGCAGCGGGCCTTCGGCGAGAACTATGTTCAGGAAGCCGCGGGCAAAACCGCGGCGCTGGCCGGCCTGGGACTGGAATGGCACCTGATCGGCCACCTGCAATCGAACAAGGCCGCGCAGGCCGCACAGCTGTTCGACTGGGTGCAGACCGTGGACCGGCCCAAGCTGGTCGCGGCGCTGGCCCGCCACCGCGATCCGCAGACCGCGCCGCTGCAGGTGCTGATCCAGGCCAATATCGACGACGAGGCCAGCAAGCACGGCTGCCGCCCCGAGGACGCGCCGGCGCTGGCCGCGGCCATCGCCGCGCAGCCGCGGCTGCGCCTGCGCGGGCTGATGGTGATACCGGCCCCGCACGCCGAACCCGAACGGCGGCGGCCGGCGTTCCGGCGCAGCCGCGAGCTGTTCGAAGCGCTGCGCGCGGCGCATCCGCAGGTCGATACCTTGTCGATGGGCATGAGCGACGACTACGCCATCGCCATCGAGGAAGGCGCGACCATGGTCCGCATCGGCACCGCCCTGTTCGGCGCGCGCCCGCCCAAAACCAGCCCCTGA
- the pdxH gene encoding pyridoxamine 5'-phosphate oxidase, translated as MNPHPLLAEAIATFADLFEQARLAGEPDPTAMTVATASLDARPSARTVLLKAHDARGFVFYTHLDGRKGRELQANPHAALLFHWPRVRNGVQVRVEGSVEIVAEAEADAYFASRARVSQLGAWASRQSETLESRETFEQRLEQAEQRFAGRDVPRPERWTGLRVRPEKIEFWYGADFRLHERWLYECDRAGDWSKRMLYP; from the coding sequence ATGAACCCGCACCCCTTGCTCGCAGAAGCCATCGCCACCTTCGCCGACCTGTTCGAACAGGCGCGGCTGGCCGGCGAACCCGATCCCACCGCGATGACGGTGGCCACCGCCAGCCTGGACGCGCGGCCGTCGGCGCGCACCGTGTTGCTGAAGGCGCACGACGCGCGCGGTTTCGTGTTTTACACCCATCTGGACGGGCGCAAGGGCCGCGAACTGCAGGCCAATCCGCACGCGGCTCTGCTGTTCCATTGGCCGCGCGTGCGCAACGGCGTGCAGGTGCGGGTGGAAGGCTCGGTGGAGATCGTCGCCGAGGCCGAGGCCGATGCCTATTTCGCCAGCCGCGCACGGGTGAGCCAGCTCGGCGCCTGGGCCTCGCGGCAGTCGGAGACCCTGGAGTCGCGCGAGACTTTCGAGCAGCGTCTGGAACAGGCCGAGCAGCGCTTCGCCGGCCGCGACGTGCCGCGGCCCGAGCGCTGGACCGGCTTGCGCGTGCGTCCGGAAAAAATCGAATTCTGGTACGGCGCCGATTTCCGTCTGCACGAGCGCTGGCTGTACGAATGCGACCGCGCCGGCGACTGGTCCAAGCGGATGCTGTATCCGTGA
- a CDS encoding lipase family alpha/beta hydrolase: MRALAVLLLLGLAVPASADDYTKTKNPVVLVHGLFGFDELGGIYDYWYDIPSQLRAGGAKVYVANVSSANSSELRGEQLIDYLETLQATYGYGRFNLVGHSHGGPTARYVASVRPDLVASVTSMGSPHTGSRVADGLGTAFPPGSPGRALVAGLADALGSFLEFLSGDDDPQDALAALTSLNGAGAAAFNARYPEGMPASACGQGASSVRGVRYYSMGGTTPLTNVFDPSDLLMGAGALFFGFEANDGLVGRCSSHLGSVIRDDYAWNHLDEVNQVAGLRGLFASSPPSVYRAHLNRLKNAGL; the protein is encoded by the coding sequence ATGCGCGCGCTCGCGGTCCTGCTGCTGCTGGGCCTGGCCGTTCCGGCCAGCGCCGACGACTACACCAAGACCAAGAACCCGGTGGTGCTGGTGCACGGCCTGTTCGGCTTCGACGAACTGGGCGGCATCTACGACTACTGGTACGACATTCCCTCGCAGCTGCGCGCGGGCGGGGCCAAGGTCTACGTGGCCAACGTGTCCTCGGCCAATTCCAGCGAACTGCGCGGCGAGCAGCTGATCGACTACCTGGAAACCCTGCAGGCCACCTACGGCTACGGCCGCTTCAACCTGGTCGGCCACAGCCACGGCGGGCCCACCGCGCGCTACGTGGCTTCGGTGCGTCCGGACCTGGTCGCCTCGGTGACCTCGATGGGCAGCCCGCACACCGGCAGCAGGGTCGCCGACGGCCTGGGCACCGCGTTCCCGCCGGGTTCGCCGGGCCGCGCCCTGGTCGCCGGCCTGGCCGACGCGCTGGGTTCGTTCCTGGAGTTCCTGTCGGGCGACGACGACCCGCAGGACGCTTTGGCCGCGCTGACCTCGTTGAACGGCGCCGGCGCGGCCGCGTTCAACGCGCGCTATCCCGAAGGCATGCCGGCCAGCGCCTGCGGTCAGGGCGCGTCCAGCGTGCGCGGCGTGCGCTACTACTCCATGGGCGGCACCACGCCGCTGACCAACGTGTTCGACCCCAGCGACCTGCTGATGGGCGCCGGCGCGCTGTTCTTCGGCTTCGAGGCCAACGACGGCCTGGTCGGGCGTTGCAGCTCGCACCTGGGAAGCGTGATCCGCGACGACTACGCCTGGAACCACCTGGACGAAGTGAACCAGGTCGCCGGCCTGCGCGGCCTGTTCGCGTCCAGCCCGCCCAGCGTGTACCGCGCGCATCTGAACCGGCTGAAGAACGCCGGGCTCTGA
- the proC gene encoding pyrroline-5-carboxylate reductase, whose protein sequence is MSDSSTDTAVSVISPVAFIGGGNMARSLIGGLIARGGAADAVRVAEPVDTLREALQSDFGVRSYASAAEAVPGASVWLLAVKPQVMRSVCAALAEQAQAQRPLVISIAAGITAEQLDRWLGGGLAVVRAMPNTPALLGVGITGLYANAAVTAPLRERASALLDAVGATVWIEQEAQMDAVTAVSGSGPAYVFLLAEAMQAAGEAQGLAPEAARALVNQTLLGAATMLARSDDTAATLRARVTSPGGTTQAAIEIFEAGGLRALVDRAIAGATLRGRELSAAND, encoded by the coding sequence ATGTCCGATTCCAGCACCGACACCGCCGTTTCCGTGATCAGCCCGGTCGCCTTCATCGGCGGCGGCAACATGGCGCGCAGCCTGATCGGCGGCCTGATCGCGCGCGGCGGCGCCGCCGACGCGGTGCGCGTGGCCGAGCCGGTGGACACCTTGCGCGAGGCGCTGCAGAGCGACTTCGGCGTGCGCAGCTACGCCAGCGCGGCCGAGGCCGTGCCCGGCGCCAGCGTCTGGCTGCTGGCGGTCAAACCGCAGGTCATGCGCAGCGTGTGCGCGGCGTTGGCCGAACAGGCGCAGGCGCAGCGGCCGCTGGTGATCTCGATCGCCGCCGGCATCACCGCCGAGCAGTTGGACCGCTGGCTGGGCGGCGGCCTGGCCGTGGTGCGCGCCATGCCCAACACGCCGGCGCTGCTGGGCGTGGGCATCACCGGTCTGTACGCCAACGCGGCCGTCACCGCGCCGCTGCGCGAGCGCGCGTCGGCGTTGCTGGACGCCGTGGGCGCCACGGTGTGGATCGAACAGGAAGCGCAGATGGACGCGGTCACCGCGGTGTCCGGCAGCGGCCCGGCCTATGTGTTCCTGCTGGCCGAGGCCATGCAGGCCGCCGGCGAGGCCCAGGGCCTGGCGCCCGAGGCCGCGCGCGCGCTGGTCAACCAGACCCTGCTGGGTGCGGCGACCATGCTCGCGCGCTCGGACGACACCGCGGCCACGCTGCGCGCGCGGGTGACCTCGCCCGGCGGCACCACCCAGGCGGCGATCGAGATCTTCGAGGCCGGCGGCTTACGCGCCCTGGTCGACCGTGCCATCGCCGGCGCCACCCTGCGCGGCCGCGAGTTGTCGGCCGCCAACGATTGA
- a CDS encoding GNAT family N-acetyltransferase, producing the protein MSAAIVYAREPALAAGEFRQVLVDSGLGAIRPVDDGERLQRMLDQADLIVTARRDGELLGVARCVTDFSWCCYLSELAVAKSTQGLGVGKGLLDETRRLLGPTVSLILASVPEAVGFYERAGMAAMPNAFWYKRDY; encoded by the coding sequence ATGAGCGCCGCTATCGTCTACGCCCGCGAACCGGCCCTGGCGGCCGGCGAATTCCGCCAGGTGCTGGTCGACTCCGGGCTGGGCGCGATCCGCCCGGTCGACGACGGGGAGCGTCTGCAGCGCATGCTCGACCAGGCCGACCTGATCGTGACCGCGCGCCGCGACGGCGAACTGCTGGGCGTGGCCCGCTGCGTGACCGATTTTTCCTGGTGCTGCTATCTGTCGGAACTGGCGGTGGCCAAATCCACCCAGGGTCTGGGCGTGGGCAAGGGCCTGCTGGACGAGACCCGGCGCCTGCTCGGGCCCACGGTCAGCCTGATCCTGGCCTCGGTGCCCGAAGCGGTGGGCTTCTACGAACGCGCCGGCATGGCGGCGATGCCCAATGCGTTTTGGTACAAGCGCGATTACTGA
- a CDS encoding type IV pilus twitching motility protein PilT — protein MDIAELLAFSVKNKASDLHLSAGLPPMIRVDGDVRRINIPALDHKQVHALVYDIMSDKQRRDFEEFLEVDFSFEIPGLARFRVNAFNQNRGAGAVFRTIPSEVLSLEDLGCPPIFRELIEQPQGLILVTGPTGSGKSTTLAAMIDHINKNEYAHILSVEDPIEFVHTSQKCLINQREVHRDTHGFNEALRSALREDPDYILVGELRDLETIRLALTAAETGHLVFGTLHTSSAAKTVDRIIDVFPAGEKPMVRSMLSESLRAVISQALLKKVGGGRTAAWEIMVGIPAIRNLIREDKVAQMYSAIQTGQNFGMMTLDQHLQDLVKRGMILRPQAREYAKDKRLFD, from the coding sequence ATGGATATCGCCGAACTGTTGGCGTTTTCGGTCAAGAACAAAGCATCCGACCTGCACCTGTCGGCCGGCCTGCCGCCGATGATCCGCGTCGACGGCGACGTGCGCCGCATCAACATCCCGGCCCTGGACCACAAGCAGGTCCACGCGCTGGTGTACGACATCATGTCGGACAAGCAGCGCCGCGACTTCGAAGAATTCCTGGAAGTCGACTTCTCGTTCGAGATTCCCGGCCTGGCGCGCTTCCGCGTCAACGCCTTCAACCAGAACCGCGGCGCCGGCGCCGTGTTCCGTACCATTCCCTCCGAGGTGCTGAGCCTCGAAGACCTGGGTTGCCCGCCGATCTTCCGCGAGCTGATCGAGCAGCCGCAGGGCCTGATCCTGGTGACCGGCCCGACCGGTTCGGGCAAGTCGACCACGCTGGCGGCGATGATCGACCACATCAACAAGAACGAGTACGCGCACATCCTGTCGGTGGAAGACCCGATCGAGTTCGTGCACACCTCGCAGAAGTGCCTGATCAACCAGCGCGAAGTGCACCGCGACACCCACGGCTTCAACGAGGCCCTGCGTTCGGCGCTGCGCGAAGACCCCGACTACATCCTGGTCGGCGAGTTGCGCGACCTGGAAACCATCCGCCTGGCGCTGACCGCGGCGGAAACCGGCCACCTGGTGTTCGGCACCCTGCACACCTCCTCGGCGGCCAAGACCGTGGACCGCATCATCGACGTGTTCCCCGCCGGCGAGAAGCCGATGGTGCGCTCGATGCTGTCCGAGTCGCTGCGCGCGGTGATCTCGCAGGCCCTGCTGAAAAAGGTCGGCGGCGGCCGTACCGCGGCCTGGGAAATCATGGTCGGCATCCCCGCGATCCGTAACCTGATCCGCGAGGACAAGGTCGCGCAGATGTACTCGGCCATCCAGACCGGCCAGAACTTCGGCATGATGACGCTGGACCAGCACCTGCAGGACCTGGTGAAGCGCGGCATGATCCTGCGCCCGCAGGCCCGCGAATACGCCAAAGACAAGCGCCTGTTCGATTGA
- the aac(6') gene encoding aminoglycoside 6'-N-acetyltransferase, producing the protein MSQGWSVRVASAADIAVWAQLRNALWPVDEVAEHEDEAREQLAAPGLHTVLAFADDGRACGFAEASLRRDYVNGTESSPVGFLEGWYVAPEWRGRGVGRALIAQVEQWTRAQGCSELASDALLENTGSHDAHTACGFEETERVVYFRKALREA; encoded by the coding sequence GTGAGTCAGGGCTGGAGCGTGCGCGTGGCGTCGGCGGCGGACATCGCCGTCTGGGCGCAGCTGCGCAACGCGCTGTGGCCGGTGGACGAGGTCGCCGAGCACGAGGACGAAGCACGCGAGCAATTGGCCGCGCCGGGCCTGCACACCGTGTTGGCCTTCGCCGACGACGGCCGCGCCTGCGGCTTCGCCGAGGCCAGCCTGCGCCGCGATTACGTCAACGGCACCGAGAGTTCGCCGGTGGGTTTTCTGGAAGGCTGGTACGTGGCGCCGGAGTGGCGCGGCCGCGGCGTGGGCCGCGCGCTGATCGCGCAGGTCGAGCAGTGGACCCGGGCGCAAGGCTGCAGCGAACTGGCGTCCGATGCGCTGCTGGAAAACACCGGCAGCCACGATGCGCATACGGCTTGCGGCTTCGAGGAAACCGAACGCGTGGTGTATTTCCGCAAGGCGCTGCGCGAGGCCTAA
- a CDS encoding shikimate kinase, with protein sequence MNPASNLILVGPMGAGKSCIGRRLAERYGLRLADADREIEQRTGTSVATIFECEGEAGFRARERATLAELLAGEGLLLATGGGAVLDPDNRALLRERGYVVHLHVSVDQQLERLARDRTRPLLARGDREQVLRELSEQRAPLYAQVADLRFDTGSMTAADAAAHLADELDRSWQRTAPTLGAPA encoded by the coding sequence ATGAATCCCGCAAGCAACCTGATCCTGGTCGGGCCGATGGGCGCCGGCAAGAGCTGCATCGGCCGCCGCCTGGCCGAGCGCTACGGCCTGCGCCTGGCCGATGCCGACCGCGAGATCGAGCAGCGCACCGGCACCAGCGTGGCCACCATCTTCGAGTGCGAGGGCGAGGCCGGTTTCCGCGCGCGCGAACGCGCGACCCTGGCCGAGTTGCTGGCCGGCGAAGGCCTGCTGCTGGCCACCGGCGGCGGCGCGGTGCTCGACCCCGACAACCGCGCCCTGCTGCGCGAGCGCGGCTACGTGGTGCACCTGCACGTGAGCGTGGACCAGCAACTCGAACGCCTGGCCCGCGACCGTACCCGCCCCTTGCTGGCGCGCGGCGACCGCGAGCAGGTGCTGCGCGAGCTGTCCGAACAACGCGCGCCGCTGTACGCGCAGGTCGCCGACCTGCGCTTCGACACCGGCAGCATGACCGCCGCCGACGCCGCCGCACACCTGGCCGACGAACTCGACCGCAGCTGGCAGCGCACCGCGCCGACGCTGGGAGCCCCCGCATGA
- a CDS encoding DUF4426 domain-containing protein → MRPYALPCAVLLLLLLGGCGGKPAAPATAGAAPQEAVARRGDVTVRASALQTSALSPAVAAQYGLNRDDGTVMLLVAVRRGPDGQEVAMPAQVSATVSDLRGQRHNVEFRELRTGDAASGGELLDYVGTVEIDPPDTLRFEISAVGEGGASATLEFSREFYPR, encoded by the coding sequence ATGCGCCCTTATGCCCTGCCCTGCGCCGTCCTGCTGCTGTTACTGCTCGGTGGCTGCGGCGGCAAGCCGGCCGCGCCGGCCACCGCCGGCGCCGCGCCGCAGGAAGCGGTGGCGCGCCGCGGCGACGTGACCGTGCGCGCGAGCGCGCTGCAGACCTCGGCCTTGTCGCCGGCGGTGGCCGCGCAGTACGGACTGAACCGCGACGACGGTACGGTGATGCTGCTGGTCGCGGTGCGGCGCGGACCGGACGGCCAGGAAGTGGCGATGCCCGCGCAAGTCAGCGCCACCGTCAGCGATCTGCGCGGCCAGCGCCACAACGTGGAGTTCCGCGAGCTGCGCACCGGCGATGCCGCCAGCGGCGGCGAGCTGCTGGACTACGTGGGCACGGTCGAGATCGATCCGCCCGACACCCTGCGCTTCGAGATCAGCGCGGTCGGCGAAGGCGGCGCCAGCGCGACGCTGGAATTCAGCCGCGAGTTCTATCCGCGCTGA
- a CDS encoding kinase, protein MPPRLHPPAAGAYPAALAQRVLDDALAHGCRVYAIAGLQGSGKSTLAAQVAAAGAARGLRVAVLSIDDCYLGRRERLRLGRQVHPLLATRGPPGTHEVALACDTLDALRTHGVARLPRFDKLADTRLPPSRWPQARGIDLTLFEGWFLKTPAQTAAELAAPVNALEREEDRDGRWRGYCNQALAERYPTLWQRLDRLLFLQPPGFDTVPDWRWQQERQAQARAPGRGGMDRAQVERFVRLFERVSRQALARLPAIAELSLRLDAQRRVLD, encoded by the coding sequence ATGCCGCCCCGCCTGCATCCGCCCGCCGCCGGCGCCTACCCCGCCGCCTTGGCGCAGCGCGTGCTCGACGACGCGCTGGCGCACGGCTGCCGCGTCTACGCCATCGCCGGCTTGCAGGGCAGCGGCAAGTCCACGCTGGCCGCGCAGGTGGCCGCTGCAGGCGCTGCGCGCGGCCTGCGCGTGGCGGTGCTGTCGATCGACGACTGCTATCTGGGCCGGCGCGAGCGCCTGCGCCTGGGCCGCCAGGTGCATCCGCTGCTGGCCACGCGCGGGCCGCCGGGCACGCACGAGGTCGCGCTGGCCTGCGACACGCTGGATGCCTTGCGCACGCACGGCGTCGCGCGGCTGCCGCGCTTCGACAAACTCGCCGACACCCGCCTGCCGCCCTCGCGCTGGCCGCAAGCGCGCGGCATCGACCTGACCCTGTTCGAAGGCTGGTTCCTGAAAACGCCGGCGCAGACCGCGGCCGAACTGGCCGCGCCGGTCAATGCGCTGGAGCGCGAAGAAGACCGCGACGGCCGCTGGCGCGGCTACTGCAATCAGGCGCTGGCCGAGCGCTACCCCACGCTATGGCAGCGCCTGGACCGGCTGTTGTTCCTGCAGCCGCCGGGCTTCGACACCGTGCCGGACTGGCGTTGGCAGCAGGAACGCCAGGCCCAGGCGCGCGCGCCCGGCCGCGGCGGCATGGACCGGGCCCAGGTCGAACGCTTCGTGCGCCTGTTCGAACGGGTGAGCCGGCAGGCGCTGGCGCGGCTGCCGGCCATCGCCGAGCTCAGCCTGCGCCTGGACGCGCAGCGCCGCGTGCTCGACTGA
- a CDS encoding ABC transporter substrate-binding protein, with protein sequence MGPQRIVCLTEEPTETLYALGEQHRIVGISGFTVRPAIARKEKPKVSAFTSAKIDDILKLQPDFVVGFSDIQSEIAAELIKRGVEVWISNHRSVDGILDYIQRLGALVGAAQRARDYADGLRRGLDAIERDSQRLQRRPKVYFEEWDEPLITGIRWVAELVRIAGGDDVFPRQAAEPLAKHRILADPAQVIPLAPDIVFGSWCGKKFRPERVAARPGWDAIPAVRDGELHEIKSPLILQPGPAALSDGVAEIARIIQAWARR encoded by the coding sequence ATGGGACCGCAACGCATCGTCTGCCTCACCGAAGAACCCACCGAGACCCTGTACGCGCTGGGCGAGCAGCACCGCATCGTCGGCATCAGCGGCTTCACCGTGCGCCCGGCCATCGCGCGCAAGGAAAAGCCCAAGGTCAGCGCCTTCACCAGCGCCAAGATCGACGATATCCTCAAGCTGCAGCCGGATTTCGTGGTCGGCTTCTCCGACATCCAGTCCGAGATCGCGGCCGAGCTGATCAAGCGCGGCGTGGAGGTGTGGATCAGCAACCACCGCAGCGTGGATGGCATCCTGGACTACATCCAGCGCCTGGGCGCGCTGGTCGGCGCGGCGCAGCGCGCGCGCGACTACGCCGATGGCCTGCGCCGCGGCCTGGACGCGATCGAGCGCGACAGCCAGCGCCTGCAACGGCGGCCCAAGGTCTATTTCGAAGAGTGGGACGAGCCGCTGATCACCGGCATCCGCTGGGTCGCCGAGCTGGTGCGCATCGCCGGCGGCGACGACGTGTTCCCGCGGCAGGCGGCCGAGCCGCTGGCCAAGCACCGCATCCTGGCCGATCCGGCCCAGGTGATCCCGCTGGCGCCGGACATCGTGTTCGGCTCCTGGTGCGGCAAGAAATTCCGCCCCGAACGCGTGGCCGCGCGCCCGGGCTGGGACGCGATTCCGGCGGTGCGCGACGGCGAACTGCACGAGATCAAATCGCCGTTGATCCTGCAGCCGGGCCCGGCCGCGCTCAGCGACGGCGTGGCCGAGATCGCGCGCATCATCCAGGCCTGGGCGCGGCGCTAG
- a CDS encoding lipase secretion chaperone, with product MRRGWIALAVLAALALTVGGVVGRRALSLPVAAEPADVPVASVPPAAGTRAAPAAAARDSLRDTAVDGAIALDAAGKPRPDRAMRRLFDYFLTRLGERTPAQIRDALRLHLQPQLSAAALAQVLAWFDAYVALERESAALGVSQDLAADLRQRRELRRRRLGEAIAQAWYGEDERRLQLALAKQALAREAGLTPAQREQRLAELQAASGLPPDPTRDESQAVALAMQQSAQFEAQGVAPQQRYAQREAAFGAAAAQRLAELDARRERWNARLADYRAQRQRVLADTALDAAQRQARLDALLAPFDEAERRRLLAQTRRAAPP from the coding sequence GTGCGGCGTGGTTGGATCGCGCTGGCCGTTCTCGCGGCGCTGGCCTTGACGGTCGGCGGCGTGGTCGGCCGGCGCGCGCTGTCGCTGCCGGTCGCGGCGGAACCGGCGGACGTGCCCGTGGCGTCCGTTCCGCCCGCGGCCGGCACTCGCGCCGCGCCCGCAGCGGCCGCGCGCGACTCGCTGCGCGACACCGCCGTCGACGGCGCCATCGCGCTGGACGCCGCCGGCAAACCGCGTCCGGACCGGGCCATGCGGCGCCTGTTCGACTACTTCCTCACCCGCCTGGGCGAACGCACGCCCGCGCAGATCCGCGACGCGCTGCGCCTGCACCTGCAGCCGCAACTGAGCGCGGCCGCGCTGGCCCAGGTGCTGGCCTGGTTCGACGCCTATGTGGCGCTGGAGCGCGAGAGCGCGGCGCTAGGCGTGAGCCAAGACCTGGCCGCCGACCTGCGACAACGCCGCGAACTGCGCCGCCGGCGCCTGGGCGAGGCCATCGCCCAGGCCTGGTACGGCGAGGACGAGCGCCGGCTGCAGCTGGCGCTGGCGAAGCAGGCGCTGGCGCGCGAAGCCGGCCTCACGCCCGCGCAGCGCGAGCAGCGGCTGGCCGAGTTGCAGGCCGCGTCCGGCCTGCCGCCCGATCCCACCCGCGACGAAAGCCAGGCGGTGGCACTGGCGATGCAACAAAGCGCGCAGTTCGAAGCCCAGGGCGTGGCGCCGCAGCAGCGCTACGCACAGCGCGAGGCCGCGTTCGGCGCGGCCGCGGCGCAGCGCCTGGCCGAACTGGATGCGCGGCGCGAGCGCTGGAACGCGCGCCTGGCCGACTACCGCGCGCAGCGCCAGCGCGTGCTCGCCGACACCGCGTTGGATGCGGCGCAGCGGCAGGCGCGATTGGATGCGTTGCTGGCGCCGTTCGACGAGGCGGAGCGCCGCCGTTTGCTGGCCCAGACCCGCCGCGCCGCGCCGCCTTGA